Proteins encoded within one genomic window of Methylomagnum ishizawai:
- a CDS encoding MerR family transcriptional regulator produces MTQTTDEPIFSIGTVSRLTGIPADTLRAWERRYNAITPRRCPDNNRRGYTRADLTRLGLIKQLVDQGHAVSSVVYLPEEALRERMKVHAEVLAETPEPRPEPEGPARVLVYGEGLPFLVEGWRDELPGLDIVGAYTCHADFERAALVLQPEVLLLELPALQPAAAERARELAFRASARRAVVVYGFAASSLLEQLNRQGVVTLRAPATPAALEEACQLPRPDRPAAANEPGLWAEAVPPRRFDGETLAAVAQSATRLRCECPQHLTDLLFRLGAFELYSGECETQDIQDAELHACLRRAAGRARGLLEEALDRLLRAEGWTGRDEGESGRLRVVAGRGE; encoded by the coding sequence ATGACCCAAACCACCGACGAACCCATTTTCAGCATCGGCACCGTGTCGCGGCTGACCGGCATCCCGGCGGACACCCTCCGCGCCTGGGAGCGCCGCTACAACGCCATCACCCCGCGCCGCTGCCCCGACAACAACCGCCGCGGCTACACCCGCGCCGACCTCACCCGCCTGGGACTCATCAAGCAATTGGTGGACCAGGGCCACGCGGTCAGTTCGGTGGTGTACCTGCCGGAGGAAGCCCTGCGCGAGCGGATGAAGGTCCACGCCGAGGTGCTGGCCGAAACCCCGGAGCCGCGCCCGGAACCCGAAGGTCCGGCGCGGGTGCTGGTGTACGGCGAGGGGCTGCCGTTCCTGGTCGAGGGCTGGCGCGACGAACTGCCGGGGCTGGACATCGTGGGGGCGTATACCTGCCACGCCGATTTCGAGCGGGCGGCGCTGGTGTTGCAGCCCGAGGTCTTGCTGCTGGAACTGCCCGCGCTGCAACCGGCGGCGGCGGAACGGGCGCGGGAATTGGCGTTCCGGGCCTCGGCGCGGCGCGCGGTGGTCGTGTACGGCTTCGCGGCTTCGAGCCTGCTCGAACAGTTGAACCGCCAGGGCGTGGTGACGCTGCGCGCCCCGGCCACCCCCGCCGCCCTCGAAGAAGCCTGCCAATTGCCGCGCCCCGACCGGCCCGCCGCCGCCAACGAGCCGGGCCTGTGGGCCGAGGCGGTGCCGCCGCGCCGCTTCGATGGCGAAACCCTGGCCGCCGTGGCCCAATCCGCGACCCGGTTGCGCTGCGAGTGCCCACAGCATTTGACCGATTTATTGTTCCGGCTTGGTGCGTTCGAGCTGTATAGCGGCGAATGCGAGACCCAGGATATCCAGGACGCCGAGTTGCACGCCTGTTTGCGGCGGGCGGCGGGGCGGGCGCGGGGCTTGTTGGAGGAAGCCTTGGACCGGCTGCTCAGGGCGGAGGGCTGGACCGGCCGGGATGAAGGGGAGTCCGGGCGGCTGCGGGTGGTGGCGGGGCGGGGGGAATAA
- a CDS encoding replication initiation protein: protein MPAVIVNIQGPYTERDRKLYAFLVHAVWDELGVKRIHELPVARINKVFEEHHSDTSQGWIWESAKRLAMTSVEWAQVEGEDRLHGIAHLFSYAATHEAARADGVLKFEFPAGLIPVLKEPRRFARLRIHFLIALSGKYAVTLYEILESVANLRNPVLEIELTKLRQWLKVPEDKLDRYVDLKRFVLEPGIRQINMNPEGAGFSAQMEALKSGKAVERIRFVIQKLDTRVALEKQIKPRLEPPVPPPVEPMSAFGILLSTRTYEKAKQAAPDFDIYGLEAEWRDWIKGKPRPNDPDAAFVGFCRKRQRRMEVG, encoded by the coding sequence ATGCCCGCCGTCATCGTCAACATCCAAGGTCCATATACGGAAAGGGATAGGAAGCTCTATGCCTTCTTAGTCCACGCGGTTTGGGATGAACTAGGCGTGAAACGCATCCATGAATTGCCTGTGGCCCGCATCAATAAAGTATTTGAGGAACACCACAGCGATACCAGCCAAGGCTGGATTTGGGAAAGCGCGAAACGCTTGGCCATGACCTCCGTTGAATGGGCACAAGTGGAAGGCGAGGACCGTCTGCACGGCATCGCGCATTTGTTTTCCTACGCCGCGACCCATGAGGCGGCCCGTGCCGATGGGGTTTTGAAATTCGAGTTCCCGGCTGGCCTGATACCCGTCTTGAAAGAACCCCGCCGCTTCGCCCGGTTGCGGATTCATTTCCTCATCGCCCTGTCCGGCAAATACGCGGTGACGCTCTACGAAATCCTGGAATCGGTGGCGAATTTGCGGAATCCGGTTTTGGAAATCGAACTGACGAAGCTCCGGCAATGGCTGAAGGTGCCGGAAGACAAGCTTGATCGATATGTGGATTTGAAGCGCTTCGTGCTGGAACCCGGTATCAGGCAAATCAACATGAACCCGGAAGGCGCGGGTTTCTCGGCGCAGATGGAAGCGCTCAAGAGCGGGAAAGCGGTCGAGCGCATCCGCTTCGTTATCCAGAAATTGGATACCCGCGTGGCCTTGGAAAAGCAGATCAAACCCCGCCTGGAACCGCCCGTGCCGCCGCCGGTGGAACCGATGTCCGCTTTTGGCATTTTGCTCAGCACGCGGACCTACGAGAAGGCCAAGCAGGCCGCGCCCGATTTCGATATCTACGGCCTGGAAGCGGAATGGCGGGATTGGATCAAGGGGAAGCCCCGGCCCAACGACCCGGACGCGGCCTTCGTGGGGTTCTGCCGGAAGCGGCAACGGAGGATGGAGGTGGGTTAG
- a CDS encoding type II toxin-antitoxin system ParD family antitoxin, which translates to MQKNTSVTLGTHFEQFIASQVGDGRYGSASEVVRAGLRLLEEHETRLSLLRRALADGEASGRAEYSLEGLIAELDQEGTH; encoded by the coding sequence ATGCAGAAAAACACCAGCGTGACCCTGGGCACGCACTTCGAGCAATTCATCGCCAGCCAGGTCGGCGACGGGCGCTATGGTTCGGCCAGCGAGGTCGTCCGCGCCGGGCTGCGGCTGTTGGAGGAACACGAAACCCGGCTGTCCCTGTTGCGCCGGGCCTTGGCCGATGGGGAAGCCAGCGGCAGGGCGGAATATTCGCTGGAGGGGTTGATTGCCGAACTCGACCAGGAAGGCACCCATTGA
- a CDS encoding type II toxin-antitoxin system RelE/ParE family toxin, whose translation MGGFVLTREAKEDLKAIARYTQDTWGKEQRNRYLAELDRGFHALAADPLKGQDCGDIRPGYRKYPVGRHFIFYRAIDGGIEVVRVLHGRMDVRGRMATQF comes from the coding sequence ATGGGTGGGTTCGTCCTGACCCGCGAGGCCAAGGAGGATTTGAAAGCCATCGCCCGCTATACCCAGGACACTTGGGGCAAGGAACAGCGGAACCGCTATCTGGCGGAGTTGGACCGGGGTTTCCACGCCTTAGCCGCCGATCCGCTCAAGGGGCAGGATTGCGGTGATATCCGGCCCGGATACCGGAAATACCCGGTCGGCAGGCATTTCATCTTCTACCGGGCCATTGATGGCGGCATCGAGGTCGTCCGCGTCCTGCACGGGCGGATGGATGTCCGGGGGAGGATGGCGACGCAGTTCTGA
- the ftsH gene encoding ATP-dependent zinc metalloprotease FtsH, which translates to MRDMMKNVLLWVVIAVVLLSLFNGYGKRTQADNTISYSNFIAAVNQGNVKQVSIDGMTISGMLGDGDRFTTYSPGDPHLVDDLLKNHVDIKVNAPEHPSFLMQLFISAFPMLLMIGVWVYFMRRMQGGAGGGAMGFGKSKARLIEEDKIKVTFGDVAGCDEAKEDVTEMVDFLKDPSKFQKLGGQIPKGALMVGPPGTGKTLLARAIAGEAKVPFFSISGSDFVEMFVGVGASRVRDMFEEAKKRAPCIIFIDEIDAVGRQRGAGLGGGHDEREQTLNQLLVEMDGFAGNEGIIIIAATNRPDVLDKALLRPGRFDRQITVGLPDVRGRQQILKVHMKKVPVSDNVEVDWLARGTPGFSGADLANLVNEAALFSARQNKRMVDMESFEKAKDKILMGAERRTAVMSEEEKLLTAYHEAGHAIVGRMVPEHDPVYKVSIIPRGRALGITMFLPERDVYSASKQKLESQISSLFGGRVAEELTVGRERVTTGAQNDIERATNLARNMVTRWGLSDRLGPLAYSEEEGEVFLGRSVTKHKSVSEETAHLIDEEIRSVIDRNYERAERILREHMDALHAMAEALMLYETIDRHQIDDIMEGRTPGAPEGWNNDQKPGGGATEIKPARGGKGVNDGGKPATQF; encoded by the coding sequence ATGAGAGACATGATGAAGAACGTCTTGCTATGGGTGGTGATAGCCGTCGTCCTGCTATCGCTATTCAACGGCTACGGCAAACGCACCCAAGCCGACAACACCATCTCCTATTCCAACTTCATCGCCGCCGTGAACCAGGGCAACGTGAAGCAGGTCAGCATCGACGGCATGACCATCTCCGGCATGTTGGGCGACGGCGACCGCTTCACCACCTACAGCCCCGGCGATCCCCACCTGGTCGACGACCTGTTGAAGAACCACGTCGATATCAAGGTCAACGCCCCGGAACATCCCTCCTTCCTGATGCAGCTGTTCATCTCGGCCTTCCCGATGCTGCTGATGATCGGCGTGTGGGTCTACTTCATGCGCAGGATGCAGGGCGGCGCGGGCGGCGGGGCCATGGGCTTCGGCAAGAGCAAGGCCCGTTTGATCGAGGAAGACAAGATCAAGGTCACCTTCGGCGATGTCGCGGGCTGCGACGAGGCCAAGGAAGACGTGACCGAGATGGTCGATTTCCTCAAAGACCCCTCGAAGTTCCAGAAGCTCGGCGGCCAAATCCCCAAAGGCGCCTTGATGGTCGGCCCGCCCGGCACGGGTAAGACCCTGCTGGCCCGCGCCATCGCCGGCGAGGCCAAGGTACCGTTCTTCTCGATCTCCGGCTCCGACTTCGTGGAAATGTTCGTGGGCGTGGGCGCTTCCCGCGTGCGCGACATGTTCGAGGAAGCCAAGAAGCGCGCCCCCTGCATCATCTTCATCGACGAAATCGACGCCGTGGGCCGCCAGCGCGGCGCGGGGCTGGGCGGTGGCCACGACGAACGCGAACAGACCCTCAACCAACTCCTGGTCGAGATGGACGGCTTCGCGGGCAACGAGGGCATCATCATCATCGCCGCCACCAACCGCCCGGACGTGCTGGACAAGGCCCTGCTCCGCCCTGGCCGCTTCGACCGCCAGATCACCGTCGGCCTGCCCGACGTGCGGGGCCGCCAGCAAATCCTCAAGGTCCACATGAAGAAGGTGCCGGTGTCCGACAATGTCGAGGTCGATTGGCTGGCCCGTGGCACCCCAGGCTTCTCCGGGGCCGACCTCGCCAACCTGGTGAACGAGGCCGCGCTGTTCTCCGCCCGCCAGAACAAGCGGATGGTGGACATGGAATCCTTCGAGAAGGCCAAGGACAAAATCCTGATGGGCGCGGAACGCCGCACCGCCGTGATGAGCGAGGAAGAGAAGCTCCTGACCGCCTACCACGAGGCCGGCCACGCCATCGTGGGCCGCATGGTGCCGGAACACGACCCGGTCTATAAGGTCAGCATCATCCCGCGCGGGCGGGCGCTGGGCATCACCATGTTCCTGCCGGAACGCGACGTGTACAGCGCCAGCAAGCAGAAGCTGGAAAGCCAGATTTCCAGCCTGTTCGGGGGCCGGGTGGCCGAAGAACTGACCGTGGGCCGCGAGCGCGTCACCACCGGGGCGCAGAACGACATCGAGCGCGCCACCAACCTGGCCCGCAACATGGTCACGCGCTGGGGTCTGTCCGACCGCCTGGGGCCGCTGGCCTATAGCGAGGAGGAAGGCGAGGTGTTCCTGGGCCGTTCGGTGACCAAGCACAAATCGGTGTCCGAGGAAACCGCGCATTTGATCGACGAGGAAATCCGCTCGGTGATCGACCGCAACTACGAGCGGGCCGAGCGCATCCTCAGGGAACACATGGACGCCCTGCACGCGATGGCGGAAGCCCTGATGCTGTACGAGACCATCGACCGCCACCAGATCGACGACATCATGGAAGGCCGCACCCCCGGCGCTCCCGAGGGCTGGAACAACGACCAGAAGCCCGGCGGCGGCGCGACCGAGATCAAGCCCGCCCGTGGCGGCAAGGGCGTGAACGACGGCGGGAAACCGGCGACTCAGTTCTGA
- a CDS encoding DUF29 family protein produces the protein MSRATPQMLYDTDIVAWASEQARLLRAGRFGALDLEHLADAVRETGLGRECFPENNPWTVERSLDAGFWPELVRAGRGIDRGKAA, from the coding sequence ATGAGCCGAGCAACGCCGCAGATGCTTTACGACACCGATATCGTGGCCTGGGCCAGCGAACAAGCCCGGCTCCTGCGGGCGGGGCGCTTCGGCGCCCTGGATTTGGAACACCTGGCCGACGCGGTGCGCGAAACGGGGCTGGGCCGGGAGTGCTTCCCGGAAAACAACCCCTGGACCGTGGAGCGAAGCCTTGACGCGGGGTTCTGGCCGGAGTTAGTCCGGGCGGGAAGAGGGATCGACAGGGGAAAGGCCGCGTGA
- a CDS encoding lmo0937 family membrane protein, with translation MLEILAIVLIVLWVLGLVSSYTLGGFIHILLVIAVIMVAVRIIQGRRPL, from the coding sequence ATGCTCGAAATCCTCGCCATCGTGCTGATCGTCCTGTGGGTCCTGGGCTTGGTGTCCTCGTACACCCTGGGCGGATTCATCCATATCCTGCTGGTGATCGCGGTCATCATGGTCGCGGTGCGTATCATCCAGGGGCGCCGCCCGCTGTAG